A region from the Halobacillus mangrovi genome encodes:
- a CDS encoding ABC transporter ATP-binding protein, which yields MFRFENVTHDPLKNLNFSIEKNEKVILFGPSGAGKSTLLFLFNRLSDPEEGSIFYKGEPIENYSITKLRKNVGLVLQSPNLFPGTVLDNLKYGPQLFGEWKETHAETLLDYVQLPKSYLERDVDQLSGGEMQRVSLARTLANSPEVLLLDEPTSALDYKTADEIEEVLEELIREHKLTMLMVTHNLNQARRLGDRGLFIMDGELQEDGLIPDMLDHPNTEKLSKFLEE from the coding sequence ATGTTTCGTTTTGAGAATGTTACTCATGATCCATTAAAAAATCTTAATTTTTCGATTGAAAAAAATGAGAAGGTGATTTTATTTGGTCCTTCAGGGGCGGGGAAGAGTACGTTATTGTTCCTTTTTAACCGTCTAAGTGATCCAGAAGAAGGTTCTATCTTTTATAAAGGAGAACCGATTGAGAATTATTCAATAACCAAACTAAGAAAAAATGTCGGATTAGTGCTCCAGTCTCCGAATTTATTTCCAGGAACAGTCCTTGATAATTTAAAATATGGGCCACAGCTGTTCGGAGAATGGAAAGAAACGCATGCTGAAACATTACTGGACTATGTTCAGCTTCCCAAAAGTTACTTAGAGCGTGACGTTGATCAGCTCTCTGGTGGAGAGATGCAAAGGGTTTCTCTTGCTAGAACATTGGCTAACTCCCCTGAGGTGCTTTTACTTGACGAACCTACGAGTGCACTTGATTATAAAACAGCGGATGAGATAGAAGAAGTGTTAGAAGAATTAATTCGTGAGCATAAACTTACGATGCTGATGGTGACTCATAACTTAAATCAAGCAAGGCGGTTAGGTGACAGAGGGTTGTTTATTATGGATGGTGAGCTTCAGGAGGATGGATTAATCCCTGATATGCTGGATCATCCAAATACCGAAAAATTATCAAAGTTTTTGGAAGAGTAG
- a CDS encoding DUF2626 domain-containing protein produces MDRMFRVLAFWTGIFAVMFFAGDMMEAALLSLVQTAFFLTVGYLKLSERMYVYIFFSYLTVFMIGFTYYSSFILVPSFGGH; encoded by the coding sequence ATGGATCGTATGTTTCGAGTGCTGGCCTTTTGGACAGGTATTTTCGCTGTTATGTTTTTTGCAGGCGATATGATGGAAGCGGCATTATTATCTTTAGTTCAAACGGCTTTTTTCCTTACTGTTGGCTACCTTAAACTGTCAGAACGTATGTATGTATACATATTTTTCTCATACTTGACAGTTTTCATGATTGGATTCACGTACTATTCATCATTTATTCTGGTACCGAGTTTCGGTGGTCACTAA
- a CDS encoding DUF2759 family protein: MVTAILLLLVAILCVFAVFREMKSKNFFAVLFAAVSALMFGWFSIMTIYSNLFG, encoded by the coding sequence TTGGTAACAGCTATTCTTCTTTTACTCGTTGCAATTCTTTGTGTATTTGCCGTCTTCCGTGAGATGAAATCGAAAAATTTCTTTGCCGTTCTTTTTGCAGCCGTCTCAGCATTAATGTTTGGATGGTTCTCCATCATGACGATTTACTCTAACTTGTTTGGGTAA
- the comGA gene encoding competence type IV pilus ATPase ComGA has translation MKSIATLAHDILISAIQQTASDIHFSPYSENASIYFRIHGERIFHSSLPLPLYQKLLAYFKFKSGMDIGELQRPQNGTMEHRADQQVFDLRLSTLPITGTESLAIRVLSPMNYTPLEQLFLFPTQIKRIEQWLNHTSGMILFTGPTGCGKTTTLYALLQSLMNQKSFQAITLEDPIEKDLNNIIQVQVNERAGITYDTGLKAALRHDPDLLMVGEIRDQSTAQFAFRAALSGHLVISTIHAKDAYGTIRRLKEMNIQQVDLEQTLIAIGAQQLIPLHGNTLLPKRAAILEMLDGTLLDHAIGDRSPYNHKKFQSFSDLRRKAYALGFLKDFKVSIES, from the coding sequence TTGAAGTCTATAGCAACTTTAGCCCACGACATACTCATTTCCGCTATCCAGCAAACGGCCTCTGACATCCACTTCTCCCCTTACTCAGAAAATGCCAGTATTTATTTTCGCATTCATGGCGAAAGGATTTTCCACTCTTCTCTTCCATTACCACTTTACCAGAAACTCTTAGCATACTTTAAGTTCAAATCCGGAATGGATATTGGTGAACTTCAGCGTCCTCAAAACGGCACAATGGAGCACAGAGCTGACCAGCAGGTTTTTGATTTAAGACTTTCCACCCTACCTATTACTGGAACAGAAAGCTTGGCCATCCGCGTCCTATCCCCTATGAATTATACTCCACTTGAACAACTCTTTTTATTTCCTACACAAATTAAGCGGATTGAGCAATGGTTGAACCATACAAGCGGAATGATCCTATTCACAGGACCTACAGGGTGCGGGAAGACTACTACGTTATATGCCCTGCTGCAATCACTAATGAATCAGAAATCTTTTCAAGCCATTACACTAGAAGATCCTATTGAAAAAGATTTGAATAACATCATCCAAGTTCAAGTCAATGAACGAGCGGGGATCACTTACGATACTGGGTTGAAGGCAGCATTACGCCACGATCCTGATCTGCTTATGGTCGGAGAGATAAGAGATCAATCTACGGCTCAATTCGCTTTCAGGGCAGCCTTGAGCGGTCATCTGGTTATCAGTACCATCCATGCGAAAGATGCTTATGGAACCATTCGGCGCTTGAAAGAAATGAATATTCAACAAGTCGATCTTGAACAGACTCTTATCGCCATTGGAGCTCAGCAATTAATCCCCCTCCATGGAAATACCCTTCTTCCAAAACGCGCGGCAATCCTTGAGATGCTGGATGGGACTCTGCTTGATCATGCCATCGGGGATCGTTCTCCTTACAATCATAAGAAGTTTCAATCATTTTCTGATTTAAGGAGGAAGGCCTATGCACTCGGTTTTCTCAAGGACTTTAAAGTTTCGATTGAGTCGTGA
- a CDS encoding MBL fold metallo-hydrolase → MIKISRLPLGPMATNAYIIYENKQAVVIDPGGDFNKLDAFLKERELTVKAILLTHAHFDHIGAVDEVRQAYDAPVYIHEAEADWLSDPSQNGSGLFQIGEIKAGPADYFFEIGQMEIAGFSFEVRHTPGHSPGSVSFVFRNQRFTVAGDTLFQRGMGRTDLPGGDRKELEKSIQEQLFSLRNDMRIYPGHGLPTTIEEEKRENPFFT, encoded by the coding sequence TTGATTAAAATTTCTCGATTACCACTTGGTCCGATGGCCACAAACGCTTATATAATATATGAAAATAAACAAGCGGTCGTCATCGATCCGGGCGGGGATTTCAACAAATTAGATGCTTTCCTTAAGGAAAGAGAGCTTACCGTGAAAGCGATTCTTTTGACACATGCACACTTTGACCATATTGGAGCAGTGGACGAAGTTAGACAGGCTTACGATGCGCCAGTATATATTCATGAGGCTGAGGCGGATTGGCTGTCAGATCCTTCTCAAAACGGCTCAGGATTATTCCAAATAGGAGAAATAAAAGCAGGACCTGCTGATTATTTCTTTGAAATAGGTCAAATGGAAATCGCTGGATTCTCATTTGAAGTTCGTCATACCCCAGGGCATTCACCTGGAAGTGTTTCCTTTGTATTTAGAAATCAAAGGTTTACGGTAGCCGGAGATACTTTATTCCAACGAGGTATGGGCAGGACTGATTTGCCAGGGGGAGATCGTAAAGAGCTCGAAAAGAGTATCCAGGAGCAGCTTTTCAGTCTCCGTAATGATATGCGCATTTATCCAGGCCACGGGCTGCCTACAACTATTGAAGAAGAAAAAAGGGAAAACCCTTTCTTTACTTAA
- a CDS encoding Spx/MgsR family RNA polymerase-binding regulatory protein, which produces MDELKFYSYPSCTSCRRTKSWLKSQGVEFNEQHLFRETPDADELRKILSLTTLGIDEILATRSKEYKDLGINVDDLTLSEFLDLVIEKPKLLRRPILTNGEKLVVGYNLEGLRAITNNRMEYTANIS; this is translated from the coding sequence ATGGATGAATTAAAATTTTACAGTTACCCAAGTTGTACATCCTGTCGTCGAACAAAATCCTGGTTAAAGAGCCAAGGGGTAGAGTTCAATGAGCAGCATTTATTTCGGGAGACACCTGACGCTGATGAACTAAGAAAGATTTTGTCTCTGACTACTCTAGGAATTGATGAAATATTGGCCACTCGCAGTAAAGAATATAAAGATTTAGGTATAAATGTAGATGATCTCACATTGAGCGAATTTTTAGATTTAGTGATAGAAAAACCGAAATTGTTACGTCGCCCCATTCTTACAAACGGTGAAAAACTTGTAGTTGGATACAATCTGGAAGGACTAAGAGCTATTACGAATAATCGAATGGAATATACAGCAAACATATCATAA
- a CDS encoding competence type IV pilus minor pilin ComGF → MLFKSNKGFTLSETMISLTLLMIILSLSYPLLHSLEGPSYYKELSARQFFTFIQHEVQYAREASIEGNTFQIIDSRHRSITIEQYQNIVRKRVGGKGHESLLSKVKLFTVQQTGSDFLILVELEGGEAYQKRIHYEAVQ, encoded by the coding sequence ATGCTCTTCAAGAGCAATAAAGGGTTCACACTGTCAGAGACAATGATAAGTCTGACACTACTAATGATAATCCTATCTCTTTCTTACCCTCTTCTACATTCCCTTGAAGGGCCTTCCTATTATAAAGAACTTTCTGCACGCCAGTTTTTCACGTTTATCCAGCATGAAGTTCAATATGCTCGTGAAGCATCAATAGAGGGAAACACTTTTCAAATAATTGATTCCAGGCATAGATCGATCACCATCGAACAGTATCAAAACATTGTAAGAAAAAGAGTAGGAGGCAAAGGTCATGAAAGTTTATTATCAAAGGTAAAATTGTTTACGGTCCAACAAACGGGGTCTGATTTCCTCATTTTAGTTGAATTGGAAGGTGGTGAAGCCTATCAAAAAAGGATTCATTATGAAGCTGTTCAATGA
- a CDS encoding type II secretion system F family protein, which translates to MHSVFSRTLKFRLSREKKLSTSQQSLFFHRLSHILSKGYPLLDALKMTGWDPALKPIADELTMYLVRGEKIDTAFQKASFSKMITNFLYFGRVHHDLPVMFKQCEQLLQMKKEYQRKLIQVLRYPMLLFAFLLIAFTIIKQTILPNFLSLFQDDQQSLWLMMGVNYLINGLGFIGIVTLCISIIFPLIIPRLPLEKKLKLYQRVFFIHYYQSFHLSYLFTTHLQSLLTAGLTLKEALEVISQHEKYEILSYYCQRILEELGEGTTIGQAMHSCPLLRQELTSLFHHTNDTYTLKNELSMLTSFFMEYFNDKASKTLQLIQPVFFMLIAIIVICIYASIMLPLYQWMGEI; encoded by the coding sequence ATGCACTCGGTTTTCTCAAGGACTTTAAAGTTTCGATTGAGTCGTGAAAAAAAACTGTCCACCTCTCAACAATCCTTATTCTTTCACCGTTTAAGTCATATTTTATCAAAAGGATATCCCTTACTGGACGCTCTGAAAATGACCGGCTGGGACCCTGCCTTAAAACCCATAGCTGATGAGTTAACTATGTATCTGGTTAGAGGGGAGAAAATTGATACAGCCTTCCAAAAAGCGAGCTTTTCAAAGATGATTACGAACTTCCTCTATTTTGGAAGGGTACACCATGATTTACCCGTAATGTTTAAACAGTGCGAACAGCTTCTGCAAATGAAAAAAGAATATCAGCGGAAACTTATACAAGTGCTTCGTTACCCTATGTTGTTATTCGCTTTTCTCCTCATCGCTTTTACGATCATCAAACAAACCATCCTCCCTAACTTTCTTTCACTTTTCCAAGACGACCAGCAATCCTTATGGCTTATGATGGGCGTTAATTATCTCATCAATGGACTTGGTTTCATAGGCATAGTTACTTTGTGTATCAGCATCATTTTTCCTTTAATCATTCCCAGACTTCCCCTTGAGAAAAAATTAAAGCTCTATCAAAGAGTTTTTTTCATCCATTATTACCAATCGTTCCATTTATCTTATCTCTTTACTACACACCTCCAATCCCTTCTGACAGCCGGTTTAACTCTTAAAGAAGCCTTGGAAGTTATAAGTCAACACGAGAAGTATGAAATCCTTTCTTACTACTGCCAGCGTATCCTAGAAGAACTTGGTGAAGGAACTACCATTGGACAGGCTATGCATTCCTGCCCGTTGTTAAGACAAGAACTCACTTCTCTTTTCCACCATACCAATGACACCTATACACTGAAAAATGAACTGAGTATGCTGACTTCTTTTTTCATGGAATACTTTAACGACAAAGCAAGCAAGACTTTGCAGCTAATCCAGCCGGTGTTTTTTATGCTCATAGCGATTATAGTCATATGTATTTACGCCTCCATCATGCTTCCCCTCTATCAGTGGATGGGTGAAATATAA
- the comGC gene encoding competence type IV pilus major pilin ComGC, with the protein MKKLLNQKGFTLIEMLIVLLVISVLLIITVPNLSKHNETIRKKGCEALIVTAEAQVEAYYLEEKAYPTIEQLTTGGYLKDTTCPNGDKLTVSDGKVSAVTPSD; encoded by the coding sequence ATGAAGAAATTATTGAATCAAAAAGGATTTACGCTTATCGAAATGTTAATTGTTCTGCTTGTTATATCCGTACTTTTGATTATTACCGTTCCCAACCTTTCAAAGCACAATGAAACCATCAGGAAAAAAGGATGTGAAGCTTTAATTGTGACAGCAGAAGCTCAGGTAGAAGCTTATTATTTAGAAGAGAAGGCTTACCCTACAATAGAGCAATTAACCACAGGAGGTTACTTAAAAGACACTACTTGTCCAAATGGTGATAAACTAACAGTCAGCGATGGAAAAGTATCAGCTGTCACACCCTCTGATTAA
- a CDS encoding ABC transporter permease: MAPEVSNQSLLFLIIFVVVPLTLSYIYQLGLSKSVIWSTVRGTVQLFAIGYLLTYLFDLPAMVGIPIMVGVMIIVASFHARQKGKELPYVLPVIFIGLVIIEISVLTLWLVFDMVQFRPSEVIPMSGMVIGNSMVAMGLALERMKSEFKENNGRLLAALSLGAEPKHASHLIVRKTLNAALIPNIDRLKTIGLVQLPGMMTGLILGGVEPVMAIKYQLVISLSIFSSVSLSAMFVTLTMYQHFFNKSKQLLESEEEIRSKS, from the coding sequence TTGGCACCTGAAGTATCTAACCAGTCATTATTATTTCTAATCATTTTTGTTGTTGTACCTTTAACATTGTCCTATATTTATCAGCTTGGTTTGAGTAAAAGCGTTATATGGTCCACCGTTCGCGGAACTGTCCAGTTATTTGCGATTGGTTACTTATTGACGTATTTATTTGACCTTCCGGCGATGGTCGGAATTCCAATAATGGTTGGAGTGATGATTATTGTTGCCTCCTTCCATGCAAGACAGAAAGGAAAAGAGCTTCCTTATGTACTTCCTGTCATTTTTATAGGACTTGTCATTATAGAAATCAGTGTGCTTACACTATGGCTTGTGTTTGATATGGTTCAATTTCGTCCATCTGAGGTCATTCCTATGAGTGGAATGGTCATTGGAAACAGTATGGTGGCTATGGGGCTTGCATTAGAAAGAATGAAAAGTGAATTTAAGGAAAACAATGGAAGACTATTGGCTGCATTATCGCTCGGGGCAGAACCTAAACATGCATCACATTTAATTGTACGAAAGACGCTTAATGCAGCGTTAATCCCCAATATTGATCGATTGAAAACTATAGGGCTTGTGCAATTGCCAGGTATGATGACAGGTCTTATTTTAGGTGGAGTAGAGCCGGTCATGGCGATAAAATATCAGCTCGTCATTTCTCTTAGCATTTTTTCTTCTGTCTCATTAAGTGCTATGTTTGTCACATTAACGATGTATCAACATTTCTTCAATAAGAGTAAGCAGTTATTGGAATCAGAAGAGGAAATCAGAAGTAAATCCTGA
- the comGD gene encoding competence type IV pilus minor pilin ComGD has product MNDVIQKNGFTLSEVLIVLTAWSILIVCLTPLHLRTFHSVEASMFLNQLEEDVLLAQQLTVQDHPYYWMSFRQSSNDYVLYDAKDKETIFIREFPEGWRFDLMTLENPVRFNARGIIAKPGTMKVHSPSSTYKITFPFGTRRLYIEKQ; this is encoded by the coding sequence ATGAATGATGTCATACAAAAAAATGGGTTTACCCTTAGTGAAGTTCTAATTGTACTTACCGCATGGTCAATCCTCATTGTCTGCCTCACCCCTCTCCATCTACGTACATTTCACTCTGTTGAAGCCTCCATGTTCCTAAATCAGCTAGAGGAAGACGTTTTGCTTGCCCAGCAATTGACTGTACAAGACCACCCCTATTACTGGATGAGCTTCCGACAAAGCTCAAATGATTATGTTCTATACGATGCAAAAGACAAAGAAACCATATTCATTAGGGAATTCCCTGAAGGTTGGAGGTTTGATTTGATGACACTTGAGAACCCAGTTCGATTTAATGCCAGAGGGATCATAGCCAAACCTGGGACGATGAAAGTTCACAGTCCTTCTTCCACTTATAAAATCACCTTTCCTTTTGGGACTCGCAGGTTATACATTGAGAAGCAGTAA